In [Leptolyngbya] sp. PCC 7376, a genomic segment contains:
- a CDS encoding ammonium transporter, translated as MWAGTAIAQDAVSEIPFEVQVVLDTLWVILAAILVFFMNAGFAMVESGFCRAKNTVNILAKNLIVFAISSFAFWAIGFGLMFGDGNGFLGLNGFFLGGADNSPMTGEMYSGVFQSLSWASVPLYAKFFFQLAFAGTAATIVSGAVAERIKFPAFVSFSLVLVALPYSITGHWIWGGGWLEGFGFYDFAGGTAVHMVGGWAALTGAILLGPRIEKYNGDRINAIPGHNMSTATLGILILWLGWFGFNPGSTMSADPEAISHILVVTNMSAAAGALAAAITSSVLFTKPDLSMIGNGVLAGLVSITAGCAFVSIPFAIVIGAIGGTVVVNSVLLLERVRVDDPVGAISVHLVCGIWGTIAVGLFSVGDGIYDWYTATSGPAKGLLLGGGMGQVLIQLLGVVSVSLFVGVFSLVIWLLLAFTVDLRVSEAEEVEGLDIGEHGMEAYNDFFRDLEKDFE; from the coding sequence TTGTGGGCTGGCACAGCGATCGCCCAAGATGCAGTCAGTGAAATACCGTTCGAAGTTCAAGTTGTTTTAGACACCCTATGGGTGATTCTTGCAGCGATTTTGGTTTTCTTCATGAACGCCGGTTTTGCAATGGTGGAAAGTGGTTTTTGCCGCGCAAAAAATACCGTTAATATTTTGGCGAAAAACCTTATTGTCTTTGCCATTTCGAGTTTTGCATTCTGGGCGATTGGCTTTGGGCTAATGTTTGGGGATGGTAATGGTTTCCTCGGACTAAATGGTTTTTTCCTAGGCGGTGCGGATAATAGCCCGATGACTGGGGAAATGTATAGCGGTGTTTTCCAATCTTTGAGTTGGGCGAGCGTCCCTCTCTACGCCAAATTTTTCTTCCAACTAGCATTCGCTGGAACTGCTGCAACGATTGTGTCTGGTGCAGTAGCGGAGCGTATTAAGTTTCCGGCATTCGTAAGTTTTAGTTTGGTACTTGTGGCTCTGCCATACAGCATCACAGGTCATTGGATTTGGGGGGGTGGCTGGTTAGAAGGATTTGGGTTTTATGATTTTGCCGGTGGGACAGCTGTTCATATGGTTGGCGGTTGGGCTGCGCTCACAGGGGCAATTCTTTTGGGGCCTCGGATCGAAAAATATAATGGCGATCGCATCAATGCCATTCCCGGTCATAACATGAGTACTGCAACCCTCGGTATTTTGATTTTGTGGCTGGGATGGTTTGGGTTTAATCCGGGTTCAACCATGAGTGCAGACCCAGAGGCTATCAGTCATATTCTTGTCGTCACCAATATGTCTGCAGCAGCAGGAGCATTAGCAGCAGCTATTACATCCTCGGTTCTCTTTACTAAGCCTGACCTTTCCATGATTGGCAACGGTGTATTAGCTGGGCTGGTCTCCATTACGGCAGGTTGTGCATTTGTTAGTATTCCTTTTGCGATTGTGATTGGGGCGATCGGCGGCACAGTTGTCGTAAATTCAGTCCTTCTCCTAGAAAGAGTCCGAGTTGATGATCCTGTGGGTGCAATTTCTGTGCACTTAGTGTGTGGTATCTGGGGCACAATCGCAGTGGGTTTATTTAGTGTTGGCGACGGCATTTATGACTGGTATACAGCAACGAGCGGGCCAGCAAAAGGCTTACTCCTCGGCGGTGGCATGGGGCAAGTACTAATTCAATTATTAGGTGTGGTTTCTGTCAGTCTCTTTGTTGGAGTTTTCAGCCTAGTGATCTGGTTACTCCTCGCTTTCACTGTGGATTTGCGCGTATCGGAAGCGGAAGAAGTGGAAGGTTTAGATATCGGTGAGCACGGTATGGAAGCCTACAATGATTTCTTTAGAGATCTCGAAAAAGATTTTGAATAA